DNA sequence from the Gemmatimonas sp. UBA7669 genome:
TGATCGACGCGCGTGGAGCCGAGTTGGCGGCGGTCATAGTCGAGCCGCTGCTGCTTGGCGCCGGTGGCATGCATGTGTGGGACGAAGACGTGTTGCGGGGCATTCGCGCGCGCACGCAGGCGGCCGGAGTACACCTCATTGCCGACGAAGTGCTGACGGGCTTTGGTCGCACCGGCCCACTCTTCGCCTGTGACCGCGCCGATGTGCGTCCCGATCTGTTGTGCATGTCGAAGGGGCTCACTGGTGGTGTGTTGCCGCTGGGCGCCACGGCCGCCACCGAAGACATCTTCGACGCGTTCCGTAGCGAAGACCGGCGCAAGACCTTCTTCCACGGACACTCGTACACTGCCAACCCCATTGCCTGTGCGGCGGCGCTGGCTTCACTGCAGTTGTTCGACGAAGACAGCGACGACGACCGCGTGCGGCTCGAGGTGGCGCAGGCCACACAGCTCGCCACACTGCGTGGTGTGCGCGGCGTGAAGGCCGTGCGGCAGATCGGCACGGTGGGCGCGGTGGAGCTCGATGCGACACCGGGCTATCTCAGCGACATCGGCCGTGAGCTGGCCGCCTATGCGCTGCAGGAAGGCGTGCTCATTCGCCCCCTGGGCAACGTGGCCTACTGTCTGCCGCCCTACTGCACCACCGATGACGAGATTGCCTCGGTGTATGACGTGATCCATCGTTTCCTCGACGGCGCGCGGGCCGATGCTCTCACCTCGGGCGGTCCGATCGATGACTGACCCGGCGCGCCTTTTGCGCCTCGGCATCACGGGAACGGACACCGGTGTCGGCAAGACCGTGGTGAGCTGCGCACTGGCGGCGCGTGCGCGGCAGCTCGGCTTGCGGGTGGCCGCCATGAAGCCGTTGGAGAGTGGTGTGGAGGCGCGCGCAGCTGATGCCGATGCCATGCGCCTGGTGGCCGCCTGCGGCGGGCATCTGGACCCGGCACTCGTGCGTCCCTATCTGCTGCGCGAGCCGCTGGCGCCCTGGGTGGCCGCCGAGCGCGAGGGGGTGCGTATTGACCTCACGCGCCTTGATGCCGCGCGGGCTTCGTTGGAGCAGGAACAGGACCTGCTCATCG
Encoded proteins:
- a CDS encoding adenosylmethionine--8-amino-7-oxononanoate transaminase; this translates as MGNPMADAFGDEDAGAPIAPMLLHDAAHVWHPYTQHLNAPLPVPIVRAEGSWLYDLHGKPLLDAISSWWVTTHGHCRPEIVEAISEQARQLDQVIFAGFTHEPAAALAAELVSRLPRGLTRVFYSDDGSTAVEVAIKLSLQSFANRGTPRRLVAALENAYHGDTFGAMAAGARGVFTHMYEPLLFDVARLPDPSQGDTLAALDALIDARGAELAAVIVEPLLLGAGGMHVWDEDVLRGIRARTQAAGVHLIADEVLTGFGRTGPLFACDRADVRPDLLCMSKGLTGGVLPLGATAATEDIFDAFRSEDRRKTFFHGHSYTANPIACAAALASLQLFDEDSDDDRVRLEVAQATQLATLRGVRGVKAVRQIGTVGAVELDATPGYLSDIGRELAAYALQEGVLIRPLGNVAYCLPPYCTTDDEIASVYDVIHRFLDGARADALTSGGPIDD